The Ananas comosus cultivar F153 linkage group 4, ASM154086v1, whole genome shotgun sequence region ACTTTCAGTaattccaaattcaaaatatcaagGCCAATCAGTCAATTTCACACTTCACACCAGCAATTTCCTCTAACAGAGGAAGTAGCTCATTTATTTCATGGAAAATTTGGATGAGAGAAGAAGACATAGAAGCCCACATCAGATTGAAATAGTTCTGTACAATGCATCAGAAACTAAAGccacaaagaaaaaagaagaaaagaacaagaaaagaaaattctaacaAAGTGAGAATATCTATAAGAAGGAAATCAAAAAGGCCATGAGAATTAGATCAAACCTCTCTTTAGTCTTTAACAACATCAAACACTTTTAATTAACCATACTCAGAAAAGGATGCTGAGGGCTCATCCCCTACCTGCGAAGAATTGCTCGTCGACCGCCCGAACTTACTCGACATGTCTCCCGATCTCCGCCGCAGCATCTGCCGCATGCCGTCGGCCACCCGCACCGCGGGGTTCGACTTGATCCTCCTGCAGAAGGCCATGTGGGCTCTCATGGCCTCCTCCAC contains the following coding sequences:
- the LOC109708557 gene encoding uncharacterized protein LOC109708557, encoding MEIESVKCECCGLREDCTQEYIDSVKANFDEKWLCGLCSEAVRDELGKGRRKGQGVEEAMRAHMAFCRRIKSNPAVRVADGMRQMLRRRSGDMSSKFGRSTSNSSQVGDEPSASFSEYG